One segment of Gordonia terrae DNA contains the following:
- a CDS encoding uracil-DNA glycosylase: MATRRRFRDLAELDAQLIECRACPRLVEWREQVAREKRRAYADEEYWGRPVAGIGPADARLLIVGLAPAAHGGNRTGRMFTGDRSGDVLFSALYLAGLASQPHSVAIGDGLELFDTRITAPVHCAPPQNKPTVEERDTCSRWLHAELELLAPTVRSVVTLGGFGWQSTLRTFARLGWAVPKPMPKFGHGVSTTLVRDGTELEVFGCYHVSQQNTFTGRLTVEMVVDVLTAAARSAGVENGHRPAF, from the coding sequence ATGGCCACCCGACGACGCTTCCGTGATCTGGCGGAGCTCGACGCGCAGCTGATCGAGTGCAGAGCATGCCCGCGTCTCGTCGAATGGCGGGAGCAGGTCGCCCGCGAGAAGCGTCGCGCGTATGCCGACGAGGAGTACTGGGGCCGGCCGGTGGCCGGTATCGGTCCGGCCGACGCGCGACTGCTGATCGTCGGACTCGCCCCCGCGGCGCACGGCGGAAACCGCACCGGGCGTATGTTCACCGGAGATCGCAGCGGCGATGTCCTGTTCTCGGCGTTGTACCTCGCCGGCCTTGCGAGCCAACCCCATTCGGTCGCGATCGGTGACGGGTTGGAGCTCTTCGACACGCGGATCACCGCGCCGGTGCATTGTGCCCCGCCGCAGAACAAACCGACGGTGGAAGAGCGCGACACCTGTTCCCGCTGGCTGCACGCCGAACTCGAACTGCTCGCGCCGACCGTGCGTTCGGTGGTCACCCTCGGTGGATTCGGTTGGCAGTCAACGCTTCGTACCTTCGCGAGGCTCGGCTGGGCGGTCCCGAAGCCGATGCCGAAGTTCGGCCACGGCGTCTCCACGACCCTCGTCCGCGACGGCACCGAACTCGAGGTGTTCGGCTGCTACCACGTGAGCCAGCAGAACACCTTCACCGGACGGTTGACGGTGGAGATGGTCGTGGACGTGCTGACCGCGGCCGCACGGTCGGCGGGTGTCGAGAACGGCCACCGCCCGGCTTTCTGA
- a CDS encoding type 1 glutamine amidotransferase — MSESTLRIGLVLPDVMGTYGDGGNALVLKRRALMRGIDAEVVHITLDDPVPDSLDIYTLGGAEDYAQRLATRHLTRYPGLQQAAAAGRPVLAICAAIQVLGHWYETSAGERVDGISLFDLTTAPQATRSIGELLVEPSLPGLTQTLTGFENHRGGTTLGSDAAPLGRVRHGVGNGVGDGTEGVVQGSVIGTYMHGPALARNPELADHLLVIAMGVESLAPLDLPEVDRLRRERLAAGRRR; from the coding sequence GTGAGCGAATCGACCCTGCGGATCGGTCTCGTCCTGCCCGACGTCATGGGCACCTACGGGGACGGCGGGAACGCGCTCGTGCTGAAACGTCGAGCGCTGATGCGCGGCATCGACGCCGAGGTCGTGCACATCACGCTCGACGACCCCGTCCCCGACTCCCTCGACATCTACACCCTCGGCGGCGCAGAGGACTACGCGCAGCGGCTCGCCACCCGACATCTCACGCGCTACCCCGGTCTGCAGCAGGCCGCAGCGGCCGGACGTCCGGTGCTGGCCATCTGTGCGGCCATCCAGGTGCTCGGCCACTGGTACGAGACGTCGGCGGGTGAGCGCGTCGATGGCATCTCCCTGTTCGACCTCACGACGGCCCCCCAAGCAACCCGGAGCATCGGCGAGCTGCTCGTCGAGCCGTCGTTGCCCGGTTTGACCCAGACTCTCACCGGCTTCGAGAACCACCGCGGCGGAACCACTCTCGGTTCCGACGCAGCCCCGCTGGGTCGAGTACGGCACGGCGTCGGCAACGGCGTCGGCGACGGCACCGAGGGCGTCGTCCAGGGCAGCGTCATCGGCACCTACATGCACGGTCCGGCACTGGCCCGCAACCCCGAACTCGCCGATCATCTCCTGGTGATCGCTATGGGCGTCGAATCCCTTGCGCCGCTGGATCTCCCCGAGGTCGACCGGCTTCGTCGCGAGCGCCTCGCCGCCGGTCGGCGGCGGTAG
- a CDS encoding MurT ligase domain-containing protein: MPDRLSSAGSAPRTNTRVPARTAVALGAAAAARWASRTAGRGRGSMIGGLVAAKIDPHIMGRLAAGKRTAIVTGTNGKSTTTRMTAAAMAELGEVATQADGANMDAGIIATLTLSRTAPFCALEVDELHVPHVSDTVDPEVLVLLNLSRDQLDRVGEINMIERRLREGIARHPETTVIANCDDVLVTSAAFDAPDVVWVAAGAGWVGDSVSCPRTGEPIVRSEEGWRSTGDDDFRRPTPDWWFDDETIYGPDGFSAPLELAVPGRANRGNATQAVAAAVAMGADPRSAVAAVGTVGEVAGRYGIHQVGNHSVRTLLAKNPAGWQEAMSMIDQDADGLVIAVNGQVPDGEDLSWLWDVRFEAFETMQVVAAGERAADLSVRLLYAGAEHTTVPDPMAAIASCPPGRVEVLANYTAFRDLGTALERAARSRRAEQ; this comes from the coding sequence ATGCCCGACCGACTCTCTTCCGCCGGTTCCGCACCCCGTACGAATACCCGAGTTCCCGCGCGTACCGCCGTTGCCCTGGGCGCTGCCGCTGCCGCTCGGTGGGCGTCACGAACCGCGGGACGAGGCAGGGGATCGATGATCGGCGGACTCGTCGCCGCGAAGATCGACCCCCACATCATGGGCAGGCTCGCGGCCGGCAAGCGGACCGCCATCGTCACCGGCACCAACGGCAAGTCGACGACCACGCGGATGACCGCGGCCGCCATGGCCGAACTCGGTGAGGTCGCGACGCAGGCCGACGGCGCCAACATGGACGCCGGGATCATCGCGACACTCACACTCAGCCGCACCGCCCCGTTCTGCGCACTGGAAGTGGACGAGCTGCACGTCCCCCATGTCAGCGACACCGTCGACCCCGAGGTCCTGGTGCTGCTGAACCTCTCCCGGGACCAGCTCGACCGGGTCGGCGAGATCAACATGATCGAGCGCCGGCTCCGCGAGGGCATCGCACGTCACCCCGAGACCACGGTGATCGCCAATTGCGACGACGTCCTCGTGACCTCTGCCGCCTTCGATGCCCCGGACGTCGTGTGGGTCGCGGCCGGCGCCGGCTGGGTCGGCGACTCGGTCAGTTGCCCGCGGACCGGCGAGCCCATCGTCCGTTCCGAGGAGGGGTGGCGCTCGACCGGCGACGACGACTTCCGGCGCCCCACCCCCGACTGGTGGTTCGACGACGAGACCATCTACGGCCCCGACGGATTCAGCGCTCCCCTGGAGCTCGCGGTACCGGGTAGGGCCAACCGCGGCAACGCGACCCAGGCGGTGGCGGCGGCCGTCGCGATGGGCGCCGACCCGCGCAGCGCGGTGGCAGCCGTCGGCACGGTCGGCGAGGTCGCCGGCCGGTACGGCATCCATCAGGTCGGAAACCATTCCGTCCGAACACTTCTGGCGAAGAACCCGGCCGGTTGGCAAGAGGCGATGTCGATGATCGACCAGGACGCCGACGGACTCGTCATCGCGGTCAACGGCCAGGTACCCGACGGCGAGGACCTGTCGTGGCTGTGGGATGTGCGATTCGAGGCGTTCGAGACCATGCAGGTCGTCGCGGCCGGCGAGCGCGCCGCCGATCTCTCCGTTCGGTTGCTCTACGCGGGCGCCGAGCACACCACCGTCCCCGACCCCATGGCGGCCATCGCATCCTGCCCGCCGGGACGCGTCGAGGTCCTGGCCAACTACACGGCGTTCCGCGATCTCGGGACCGCCCTGGAACGCGCAGCACGATCGCGGAGGGCAGAGCAGTGA
- a CDS encoding alpha/beta hydrolase encodes MSRDTQLRLSLPARVQRRVLLAAARIPVGALAVLGRRAPVNSDGERVAPELAAIGWANDNVPGLNPFQGEVAQSRAQTDESGASMAEVLPPLAVEEDLVIDGPAGPIPATRYRSSTESAGLLVYYHGGGFVTGSRISHDAFVRRLAHGTGLDALSVEYRLAPEAPFPAAVEDAVAAWRFAVEVAPRWGLDPGRIVVGGDSAGGNLATVVAREVRGDAVTPVFQLLIYPVTDQAADTPSRREFATGYFLTADGIDWFTDRYVPDVAQRRDPRCSPLLADDLSGLPPAHVMVAGFDPLRDEGLAYARRLEEAGVPVTVRREGAMIHGFVNMTLISPGARAAVDRLCAVVRDALAATPPGGTTSPV; translated from the coding sequence GTGAGCCGCGACACCCAACTGCGACTGTCCCTGCCCGCTCGAGTGCAACGCCGCGTGCTGCTCGCCGCCGCGCGGATCCCCGTCGGCGCGCTGGCCGTTCTGGGGCGTCGGGCACCGGTGAACTCCGACGGCGAACGGGTGGCCCCCGAACTCGCGGCGATCGGCTGGGCCAACGACAACGTGCCCGGCTTGAATCCCTTCCAGGGTGAGGTGGCGCAGTCGCGCGCGCAGACCGATGAGAGCGGCGCATCCATGGCCGAGGTGCTGCCGCCGCTGGCGGTGGAAGAGGACCTCGTCATCGACGGGCCCGCCGGACCGATCCCGGCCACCCGATACCGCTCCTCGACCGAGTCGGCGGGATTGCTCGTCTACTACCACGGTGGTGGGTTCGTCACCGGCAGTCGGATCAGCCACGACGCGTTCGTCCGGCGTCTCGCGCACGGCACCGGACTCGACGCGCTGTCGGTCGAGTACCGCCTGGCCCCGGAGGCGCCGTTTCCGGCAGCGGTCGAGGATGCGGTCGCGGCCTGGCGCTTCGCCGTCGAGGTCGCACCGAGGTGGGGGCTCGATCCGGGGCGGATCGTGGTCGGCGGGGACAGCGCCGGCGGGAACCTCGCGACCGTCGTCGCCCGCGAGGTCCGGGGCGATGCGGTGACCCCGGTGTTCCAGCTGCTCATCTATCCGGTCACCGATCAGGCCGCCGACACCCCGTCGCGGCGGGAGTTCGCCACCGGATACTTCCTCACCGCCGACGGCATCGACTGGTTCACCGACCGGTATGTACCCGATGTCGCGCAGCGGCGCGACCCGCGCTGCTCGCCGCTGTTGGCCGACGATCTCAGTGGCCTCCCGCCCGCGCATGTGATGGTCGCCGGGTTCGACCCGCTCCGCGACGAGGGCCTCGCGTACGCGCGCAGACTCGAGGAGGCGGGCGTGCCGGTCACGGTTCGCCGAGAGGGCGCGATGATCCACGGATTCGTCAACATGACCCTCATCAGTCCCGGCGCCCGCGCGGCGGTCGACCGCCTGTGCGCGGTGGTGCGCGATGCGCTCGCCGCGACTCCGCCCGGCGGGACGACGTCACCGGTCTGA
- a CDS encoding EamA family transporter: MSTRDRLLGLFVVVLWGLNFIAIRLGLDHFPPFFLAAMRFAVLAIPVMLFVRFPKVRLKWFLLYVAGFGSVQFILLFLAMDLGMPTGLASLVLQTSAPFTVVLGVLFLRERMTVGQVLGLAIAVVGMAVIALDRVHSSDLGAAALLPIGLTVLGGLSWAAGNIGGRLARPDDSLRMTLWMAVVATPPLYAVSLIVEGPAAGFEALATLGTESGLRALGGLLYLAVFGTVIGAGLWTTLLGRNDASRVSPMSLLVPVVGISAAFVVLGEVPSVGEIIGAVIVVAGCAAGVMARPRARRRAAVDVDPTTAGSPDSGPVGPAALVGIAIPVRSDR, encoded by the coding sequence ATGTCCACTCGTGATCGCCTCCTCGGGTTGTTCGTCGTCGTCCTCTGGGGACTGAACTTCATCGCGATCCGACTCGGACTCGACCACTTTCCGCCGTTCTTTCTCGCCGCCATGCGATTCGCGGTGCTCGCGATACCGGTGATGCTCTTCGTCCGGTTCCCGAAGGTGCGCCTGAAGTGGTTTCTGCTCTACGTCGCCGGCTTCGGCAGCGTGCAGTTCATCTTGTTGTTCCTGGCGATGGATCTGGGCATGCCCACCGGGCTCGCCTCGCTGGTGCTCCAGACCTCGGCGCCGTTCACCGTCGTGCTCGGCGTGCTGTTCCTCCGGGAGCGGATGACCGTCGGCCAGGTCCTCGGACTGGCGATCGCGGTCGTCGGCATGGCGGTGATCGCGCTGGACCGCGTTCACAGCAGCGACCTCGGCGCGGCCGCACTGCTGCCGATCGGCCTCACCGTTCTCGGCGGTCTGAGTTGGGCGGCCGGCAACATCGGTGGCCGGCTCGCCCGTCCCGATGATTCCCTCCGGATGACGCTGTGGATGGCCGTCGTCGCCACCCCGCCGCTGTACGCGGTCAGTCTCATCGTCGAGGGCCCGGCCGCGGGGTTCGAGGCGCTCGCCACGCTCGGCACCGAGAGTGGTCTCCGCGCCCTCGGCGGTCTGCTCTACCTCGCGGTCTTCGGCACCGTCATCGGCGCAGGCCTGTGGACCACACTTCTCGGGCGCAACGACGCCAGTCGGGTGTCCCCGATGTCGCTCCTCGTGCCCGTGGTCGGGATCTCGGCGGCCTTCGTCGTCCTCGGCGAGGTCCCGTCGGTCGGCGAGATCATCGGCGCGGTCATCGTCGTGGCCGGCTGCGCGGCCGGGGTGATGGCCCGTCCGCGGGCCCGCAGACGAGCCGCGGTCGACGTCGATCCGACCACGGCCGGGTCGCCCGACTCCGGACCGGTCGGCCCCGCCGCGCTCGTCGGCATCGCGATCCCGGTGCGCTCAGACCGGTGA
- the trxA gene encoding thioredoxin, with the protein MASQDITLETFEDTIASDGIVLLDFWAGWCGPCRQFAPVFEKASETHSNITFGKIDTEAEQQLAGSLGIRSIPTLMAFCDGILVFNQPGALPAAQLEELIGAVEGLDMDDVRAKVAAAQE; encoded by the coding sequence ATGGCATCACAAGACATCACCCTGGAAACCTTCGAGGACACCATCGCCTCGGACGGCATCGTCCTGCTCGACTTCTGGGCCGGCTGGTGCGGTCCGTGCCGCCAGTTCGCGCCGGTTTTCGAGAAGGCTTCCGAAACACATTCGAACATCACGTTCGGCAAGATCGACACCGAGGCCGAGCAGCAGCTCGCCGGCAGTCTCGGCATCCGTTCCATCCCGACACTGATGGCGTTCTGCGACGGGATCCTGGTGTTCAACCAGCCGGGCGCGCTCCCCGCGGCTCAGCTCGAGGAATTGATCGGCGCCGTCGAGGGTCTCGACATGGACGACGTGCGCGCGAAGGTCGCCGCGGCCCAGGAGTGA
- a CDS encoding LysR family transcriptional regulator: protein MEVRRLRLLREFADRESIGAVADAMHMTPSAVSQQLKVLAEEAGVALFEPDGRRIRLTEAGRALVLRADDVIAAVDRAQEEMSSYRSGKARVRLAMFPSGATLLLPSVLERAGASGIDVHAVHLDVGYHDAAPALADHDIVVTHRDERTPAIDVPRVRVTELMREPVDVIVAADNELALRDQVAVTELADHDWISVEGGFPVDDVLLSIAAATGVAPRVTQRMLDFTTIEALVAHGHGIALMPRFAVRHPEVKRLVLKGVRAARVYEALARPRSRAAVQQVVDHLRGVGADQG from the coding sequence ATGGAGGTCCGGCGTCTACGGCTGCTGCGTGAGTTCGCCGATCGGGAGTCGATCGGTGCGGTGGCCGATGCGATGCACATGACCCCGTCAGCGGTGTCGCAGCAGTTGAAGGTCCTGGCCGAGGAGGCGGGGGTCGCGCTGTTCGAACCCGACGGCAGGCGAATCCGTCTGACGGAGGCCGGACGCGCACTCGTGTTGCGCGCCGACGACGTGATCGCGGCGGTGGATCGGGCCCAGGAGGAGATGTCGTCGTACCGGTCCGGCAAGGCGCGCGTCCGGCTGGCGATGTTCCCGTCGGGTGCGACGCTTCTGCTGCCGTCGGTCCTTGAGCGCGCCGGGGCGTCGGGCATCGACGTGCACGCAGTGCATCTGGACGTCGGATATCACGATGCCGCACCAGCTCTCGCGGATCACGACATCGTGGTCACCCACCGTGACGAACGAACGCCCGCGATCGACGTACCCCGGGTCCGGGTCACCGAGCTGATGCGCGAACCCGTCGACGTGATCGTCGCCGCCGACAACGAATTGGCCCTGCGGGACCAGGTCGCGGTCACCGAACTCGCCGACCACGACTGGATCAGTGTCGAAGGCGGCTTCCCGGTCGACGATGTGCTGCTGTCGATCGCGGCGGCGACCGGTGTGGCGCCGCGGGTGACCCAGCGGATGCTGGACTTCACGACGATCGAGGCACTGGTGGCCCATGGGCACGGCATCGCTCTGATGCCGCGGTTCGCCGTCCGCCACCCGGAGGTGAAACGGCTGGTGCTCAAGGGTGTTCGTGCCGCACGGGTCTACGAGGCGCTCGCCCGGCCGCGTTCGCGAGCGGCCGTACAGCAGGTCGTCGACCACCTGCGCGGCGTCGGCGCCGACCAGGGCTGA
- a CDS encoding acyl-CoA dehydrogenase family protein — protein MKRTIFEDEHEALRETARQFLQRECAPYTEEWTRAGQVDRIAFKKAGDAGLLGFNIPEEYGGGGAMDDFRFNAVVVEEFAKFDGAAPGLSLQNDVVAPYFVHLANDEQKKRWMPGIATGETILAVAMTEPGAGSDLAGIKTSAKLEGDHYVLNGNKTFISSGINSDLVVVVCRTNPDPEAGHKAFSLLVVERGMEGFERGRKLDKMGLKAQDTAELHFNDVRVPAENLLGQEGMGFYHLMQNLPSERLSIGIGAIAGARAIFDETLQYTKDRKAFGRPIGTFQANRFTLAEMATELDIAEVYIDRCLQGVLDGELNAVDASKNKWWCTELAKRVIDSCLQLHGGYGYMNEYRVARAYTDARIQTIFGGTTEIMKDIVGKSLGV, from the coding sequence ATGAAACGCACCATCTTCGAAGACGAGCACGAGGCCCTGCGGGAAACCGCGCGCCAGTTCCTGCAGCGCGAATGCGCCCCGTACACCGAGGAGTGGACGCGAGCCGGTCAGGTCGATCGCATCGCGTTCAAGAAGGCCGGTGACGCAGGCCTTCTCGGGTTCAACATCCCGGAGGAGTACGGCGGCGGCGGCGCCATGGACGACTTCCGGTTCAACGCCGTGGTGGTCGAGGAATTCGCGAAGTTCGACGGGGCGGCACCCGGCCTCAGCCTGCAGAACGACGTCGTCGCACCGTACTTCGTGCACCTCGCCAACGACGAGCAGAAGAAGCGCTGGATGCCCGGGATCGCCACCGGTGAGACGATTCTCGCCGTCGCGATGACCGAGCCGGGCGCCGGCTCCGACCTCGCGGGCATCAAGACCTCGGCGAAGCTGGAGGGTGATCACTACGTCCTCAACGGCAACAAGACGTTCATCTCCTCGGGCATCAACTCCGATCTCGTGGTCGTGGTGTGCAGGACCAACCCGGACCCCGAAGCAGGCCACAAGGCGTTCTCCCTGTTGGTCGTCGAGCGCGGCATGGAGGGCTTCGAGCGCGGGCGCAAGCTCGACAAGATGGGCCTCAAGGCACAGGACACCGCCGAGCTGCACTTCAACGACGTGCGGGTGCCCGCCGAGAACCTGCTTGGCCAGGAGGGCATGGGCTTCTACCACCTCATGCAGAACCTGCCCTCCGAGCGCCTGTCGATCGGCATCGGCGCCATCGCCGGGGCACGCGCCATCTTCGACGAGACGCTGCAGTACACCAAGGACCGCAAGGCCTTCGGCCGTCCGATCGGCACCTTCCAGGCGAATCGCTTCACCCTCGCCGAGATGGCCACCGAGCTCGACATCGCCGAGGTCTACATCGACCGCTGCCTGCAGGGCGTTCTCGACGGCGAGCTGAACGCCGTCGACGCCTCGAAGAACAAATGGTGGTGTACCGAACTGGCCAAGCGCGTCATCGACAGCTGCCTGCAGCTGCACGGCGGCTACGGCTACATGAACGAGTACCGCGTCGCCCGCGCCTACACCGACGCGCGTATCCAGACGATCTTCGGTGGCACCACCGAGATCATGAAGGACATCGTCGGCAAGAGCCTCGGCGTCTGA
- a CDS encoding TetR/AcrR family transcriptional regulator, giving the protein MSEAARTAPPRKLTIETEGLDWREREPVPLPATLVAAKHAFYERGYHGTSIRDIASRAGVSLPTLYYHHDNKLGILVELLEAAMTSVLAWVGAAIQSGRTPSEQLSNAIESIVLHMTSDLELASVAHEFRHLDSDDPRRETYVAMRTETEDLLADVIARGVESGEFHFEEDPKEVLRYLFGACQAVTTWYRPSGPRTPAEVAASYALISLRVVGARGHSDADRSPTDI; this is encoded by the coding sequence GTGTCTGAGGCGGCGCGGACGGCTCCCCCCCGGAAGCTGACGATCGAGACCGAGGGGCTGGACTGGCGGGAGCGCGAGCCCGTGCCGCTTCCGGCCACCCTCGTCGCGGCCAAGCACGCCTTCTACGAGCGCGGTTATCACGGCACCTCGATCCGCGACATCGCCTCGCGGGCAGGCGTTTCCCTGCCGACGCTCTACTACCACCACGACAACAAACTCGGCATCCTCGTCGAACTGCTCGAGGCCGCGATGACCTCGGTGCTGGCATGGGTCGGTGCGGCCATCCAGTCCGGCCGGACGCCGAGCGAGCAATTGTCCAATGCCATCGAGTCGATCGTCCTGCACATGACGAGCGATCTCGAACTCGCCAGCGTTGCCCACGAGTTCCGCCATCTCGACTCCGACGATCCGCGACGTGAGACCTACGTCGCGATGCGCACCGAAACCGAGGACCTGCTCGCCGATGTCATCGCGCGCGGTGTCGAATCGGGCGAGTTCCACTTCGAAGAGGACCCGAAAGAGGTCCTGCGCTATCTCTTCGGTGCGTGCCAGGCGGTGACCACCTGGTACCGCCCGTCTGGTCCCCGGACACCGGCCGAGGTCGCGGCGTCGTACGCCCTGATCTCCCTGCGCGTCGTCGGTGCCCGAGGACACAGCGACGCCGACCGATCACCGACCGACATCTGA
- a CDS encoding thiolase family protein → MPEAVIVDVVRLASGKGKPGGALSETKPVELLAHVLRSLVERNDIDPAIVDDVIGGCVGQAGEQALNISRTALLSAGFPESVPATTVDRQCGSSQQAAHFAAQGIIAGAYDVVIAAGVESMSRVPMGFTTAGQSPYGPSIAARYPEGLVNQGISAELISAKWKFDRDTLDAFAAQSHQRAAAAAAEGFFDREVLPIDVTDANGETVTHRIDETVRATTTAEGLSGLRPSFYTEETAARFPDINWLITPGNSSPLTDGASGALIMSDTMAAKLGLTPRARFHSFSVAGDDPIFMLTAPIPATHKVLKRSGLSIDDIDTYEVNEAFAPVPLAWAHEFGADPAKLNPRGGAISLGHALGSSGTRLLSTMVNHLEATGGRYGLQTMCEGAGMANATIIERV, encoded by the coding sequence ATGCCCGAAGCCGTCATCGTCGACGTCGTCCGTCTCGCGTCCGGAAAGGGCAAGCCCGGTGGGGCGCTCTCGGAGACCAAGCCCGTCGAGTTGCTGGCGCACGTGTTGCGTTCGCTGGTCGAGCGCAACGACATCGATCCGGCCATCGTCGACGACGTGATCGGCGGCTGCGTCGGCCAGGCCGGCGAGCAGGCCCTGAACATCTCGCGGACCGCACTCCTCTCGGCAGGCTTCCCCGAGTCCGTCCCCGCCACCACAGTCGACCGGCAGTGCGGATCGAGCCAGCAGGCCGCCCACTTCGCCGCGCAGGGCATCATCGCCGGCGCCTACGACGTGGTCATCGCCGCGGGCGTGGAATCCATGAGCCGCGTCCCGATGGGATTCACCACCGCCGGACAGAGCCCGTACGGTCCGAGCATCGCCGCGCGCTACCCCGAGGGTCTGGTCAACCAGGGCATCTCGGCCGAATTGATCTCGGCCAAGTGGAAGTTCGATCGCGACACCCTCGACGCCTTCGCCGCGCAGTCGCATCAACGCGCCGCAGCCGCGGCCGCGGAGGGCTTCTTCGACCGCGAGGTCCTGCCGATCGACGTCACCGACGCCAACGGCGAGACCGTCACCCACCGCATCGACGAAACCGTCCGGGCGACGACCACCGCCGAAGGACTGTCCGGTCTGCGCCCGTCCTTCTACACCGAAGAGACCGCCGCACGCTTCCCGGACATCAACTGGCTCATCACGCCGGGCAACTCCTCACCGCTGACCGATGGCGCATCGGGTGCGCTCATCATGAGCGACACCATGGCCGCCAAGCTGGGGCTCACCCCGCGTGCGCGTTTCCATTCGTTCTCGGTCGCCGGCGACGACCCGATCTTCATGCTCACCGCACCGATCCCGGCGACCCACAAGGTGCTCAAGCGATCCGGGTTGTCCATCGACGACATCGACACCTACGAGGTCAACGAGGCGTTCGCACCGGTGCCGCTGGCCTGGGCACACGAATTCGGTGCCGACCCAGCCAAACTGAACCCGCGCGGTGGTGCCATCTCGCTGGGTCACGCGCTCGGTTCGTCCGGTACCCGCCTGCTGTCGACGATGGTCAACCATCTCGAGGCGACCGGCGGCCGCTACGGCCTCCAGACCATGTGCGAGGGCGCCGGCATGGCCAACGCCACCATCATCGAACGTGTCTGA
- a CDS encoding putative quinol monooxygenase, which produces MSEVIVVATISPKAGEEQAVRDAVLKAIPQVHDEPGCGKYALHEATGDSTDLVMIERWESMEALATHGAAPALTELGKTIGGLLAGPLDVRTFTAVPAGQDDKGTI; this is translated from the coding sequence ATGTCCGAAGTGATCGTTGTCGCCACCATCTCCCCCAAGGCCGGGGAGGAACAGGCCGTGCGCGACGCCGTCCTCAAGGCCATCCCCCAGGTGCACGATGAGCCCGGTTGCGGGAAGTACGCACTACACGAGGCCACCGGGGACTCGACCGATCTGGTGATGATCGAGCGCTGGGAATCCATGGAGGCCCTGGCCACCCACGGCGCCGCACCTGCCCTCACCGAACTCGGCAAGACGATCGGCGGTCTGCTCGCCGGACCTCTCGATGTGCGCACATTCACCGCCGTCCCCGCAGGTCAGGACGATAAAGGGACCATCTGA
- a CDS encoding MlaE family ABC transporter permease: MTTASIRLGRSGPATYVLGSVRTFGRLVRMTARSSAIAGAEIATGRFPLRESLVQGWFFVSVSLWPAILISVPMGVVIAVQIGSVASNVGANSMAGAVGGMGVMQQIAPLATALLVGGAGGSAIASDLGARTIRDEIDALRTMGIDPHQRLVAPRLVAMSLVAPALAVLVILMSILSSFAVAAIGQGVAPGSYWLSFGSFASITDLLICLGKAVVFGFVVAAIACHRGLEAKGGPKGVADSVNAAVVLGILVCVVVNLALTQLTMMFVPIRFL, translated from the coding sequence GTGACTACTGCGAGCATCCGTCTGGGGCGTTCGGGGCCTGCGACCTATGTGCTCGGCTCGGTCCGGACCTTCGGGCGCCTGGTGCGGATGACGGCCAGGTCCTCGGCGATTGCCGGCGCGGAGATCGCGACCGGCCGATTCCCGTTGCGCGAGAGCCTGGTTCAGGGGTGGTTCTTCGTATCGGTGTCCCTGTGGCCGGCGATACTCATCTCGGTACCGATGGGGGTCGTGATCGCGGTGCAGATCGGCAGCGTCGCCTCGAACGTGGGTGCCAACTCGATGGCCGGAGCCGTCGGCGGCATGGGTGTCATGCAGCAGATCGCGCCATTGGCGACCGCCCTGCTCGTCGGTGGCGCCGGCGGGTCGGCGATCGCGTCGGACCTCGGCGCGCGCACGATCCGCGATGAGATCGATGCGCTGCGCACCATGGGTATCGACCCTCATCAGCGTCTGGTGGCGCCGCGGCTGGTGGCGATGTCCCTGGTGGCGCCCGCTCTCGCGGTTCTGGTGATCCTGATGAGCATCCTGTCCAGCTTCGCCGTGGCGGCCATCGGGCAGGGTGTCGCGCCGGGTTCGTACTGGTTGTCCTTCGGCAGTTTCGCATCGATCACCGACCTGCTGATCTGCCTCGGCAAAGCCGTCGTCTTCGGATTCGTGGTGGCCGCCATCGCCTGTCACCGCGGCCTCGAGGCGAAAGGCGGACCGAAGGGTGTCGCCGACAGCGTGAATGCCGCAGTCGTGCTCGGCATCCTCGTCTGCGTCGTCGTCAATCTCGCACTGACCCAGCTGACCATGATGTTCGTCCCCATCCGGTTCCTGTGA